From Paenarthrobacter sp. A20:
AGGGTGTTCGCCATTCACTAGGGCTGCGTGTCGCTAGAATCGTTCCATGTCAAAGACCTCCAGCATGGGCCGAGGCATGATGTCCATCCTGGCCGTTGGGGCCCGTCACGCCCGAGGATACGACGGCGGTACCGTCGCCGACGTCGCGGCCCACTTGGACAAGGACCGCAGCCAAGTATCACGGAGCCTCAAAGGCGCCCTGCAGGAAGGCTTCCTGGCCCGCACCAGCAACAGGGAATACAGCCTGGACTGGTCCATCCTGGCGGACGCCCAGCTGGTCACGGAGCAACGACTGAAGACCGACGGGCTCACCGCACTTGAAGGCTTGGCAGCGGAAACCAATGAAGCATGCTTCCTGGGCGTATTAAGCGGGAACACCACAGTCACCATTGGTGAACAGGTACCTGCCAGCGCCAACTTGGTGGGTTCCTGGCTGGGCCGGCCTTATCCTGCCTACTGCAGTGATGCCGGCCAAGCCCTCCTGTGGGATGCCCCGGATGAGGAAATCCGCACGCTCTTTAAGACCGTGGAATTCGTCAAGCAC
This genomic window contains:
- a CDS encoding IclR family transcriptional regulator yields the protein MSKTSSMGRGMMSILAVGARHARGYDGGTVADVAAHLDKDRSQVSRSLKGALQEGFLARTSNREYSLDWSILADAQLVTEQRLKTDGLTALEGLAAETNEACFLGVLSGNTTVTIGEQVPASANLVGSWLGRPYPAYCSDAGQALLWDAPDEEIRTLFKTVEFVKHGPNTPSSIEDFLDRLNQARERGYSIVDEEAEPGLYSLAAPVRDFKGEIAAALQIVGPRTRVEPQSESYATALRSWCGWLEAMVGGRAAS